The Zobellia alginiliquefaciens genome contains a region encoding:
- a CDS encoding RNA polymerase sigma factor: MIDKKNHSDNLLVAQFKEGNQRAFQVLFEKYWEVMFIKANAILGNRAAVEDIIQEVWINLWKLREKRDIADFQAYLFQSVRYGCYKYLRDNKFNNVQIKVINSLPLISEAEIEGQHNLVHVQTIIDKSLKELTPRCQQIFRLSRMEHTTNEEIAIKFGISKRSVENQVSLALKVIRRHMATLHAILLYLFV; encoded by the coding sequence ATGATTGATAAAAAGAACCATAGTGATAACTTATTGGTGGCCCAATTTAAAGAGGGCAATCAGAGGGCGTTCCAGGTCCTTTTTGAGAAGTATTGGGAGGTTATGTTCATTAAGGCCAATGCCATCCTTGGAAACAGAGCGGCAGTAGAAGACATTATTCAAGAAGTCTGGATTAATCTATGGAAGCTTAGGGAAAAGCGAGATATAGCAGATTTCCAAGCATACCTTTTCCAATCTGTTCGTTATGGTTGTTATAAATATTTAAGAGACAATAAATTTAACAATGTCCAAATTAAGGTTATAAACTCCTTGCCGCTTATTTCCGAAGCGGAAATAGAGGGCCAGCACAATTTGGTGCATGTGCAGACCATTATAGACAAATCCTTAAAAGAGCTGACTCCTAGATGCCAGCAGATATTTAGGTTGAGCCGTATGGAACATACTACCAATGAAGAAATTGCCATAAAATTCGGCATATCAAAACGATCTGTTGAGAATCAAGTGTCTTTGGCTTTAAAAGTAATAAGGCGGCATATGGCTACACTTCACGCTATCTTACTTTATCTTTTCGTTTAA
- the araA gene encoding L-arabinose isomerase, with amino-acid sequence MIDISNEEVWFVTGSQHLYGPETLAQVAEHSLEIANYYNANKRVPVRVIFKPVVKTATEINALCKEANHVDTCVGLVLWMHTFSPAKMWIAGLQALQKPFLHLHTQYNRDIPWNAIDMDFMNLNQSAHGGREFGFLASRMRLNRKVVVGHWQNETVIQQVVSWCRVVSAVADSKKMKVARFGDNMRQVAVTEGNKVSAQMKFGYEVNGYGVGDLVKYIDEVSAVEINALMQEYEDSYTMAAKIKADGSMRNSLMDAARIELGMRAFLEEGGYTAFTDTFEDLHGMKQLPGIATQRLMASGYGFGGEGDWKTAALVRTMKVMGAGLKGGNSFMEDYTYHFNPANTSVLGSHMLEICPSIAKGDVSCEIHPLGIGGKEDPVRLVFNAGAGNALNASVVDMGNRFRMLVNKVEAIEIEENMPNLPVARVLWEAKPDLQTAAAAWIYGGGAHHTCYSQNISAESLEDFAEIMDLEFLLIDEKTDLYRFKQELRWNDAAYGLKGI; translated from the coding sequence ATGATAGATATTTCAAATGAAGAAGTTTGGTTCGTAACGGGAAGCCAACATCTATACGGACCGGAAACACTGGCACAAGTTGCGGAGCATTCCCTTGAAATTGCTAATTACTATAATGCAAATAAACGTGTTCCCGTTAGGGTGATTTTCAAACCTGTAGTAAAAACGGCTACAGAAATCAATGCACTATGTAAAGAAGCGAACCATGTTGATACTTGCGTAGGTTTGGTTCTGTGGATGCATACTTTCTCTCCTGCCAAAATGTGGATTGCGGGCCTACAGGCACTTCAAAAACCATTTTTGCATCTGCATACCCAATACAATCGGGACATTCCTTGGAATGCCATTGATATGGATTTTATGAACCTGAATCAATCTGCACATGGTGGTAGGGAATTTGGATTTTTGGCTTCCAGGATGCGGTTGAATCGAAAGGTGGTTGTGGGACATTGGCAAAATGAAACTGTTATTCAACAGGTAGTCAGCTGGTGTCGTGTGGTCTCAGCCGTTGCAGACTCTAAAAAAATGAAAGTAGCCCGTTTTGGGGATAATATGCGTCAAGTAGCAGTTACCGAGGGAAACAAAGTTTCTGCTCAAATGAAGTTCGGTTATGAGGTTAATGGATATGGCGTAGGTGATTTGGTAAAATATATCGATGAGGTTTCCGCTGTTGAAATAAATGCTTTGATGCAAGAATATGAGGATTCTTATACCATGGCAGCTAAAATTAAAGCTGATGGAAGTATGCGCAATTCTTTAATGGATGCTGCGCGGATAGAGTTGGGTATGCGGGCTTTTCTTGAGGAAGGTGGTTATACCGCTTTTACCGATACTTTTGAGGATTTACATGGTATGAAGCAATTACCGGGTATTGCTACTCAACGGCTTATGGCAAGTGGTTATGGCTTTGGTGGCGAAGGTGACTGGAAGACGGCAGCACTTGTGCGTACCATGAAAGTTATGGGGGCAGGTCTGAAAGGCGGTAATAGTTTTATGGAAGACTATACGTATCACTTTAACCCCGCAAACACGTCGGTACTTGGTTCTCATATGTTAGAAATTTGCCCGTCCATTGCTAAAGGAGATGTTTCGTGTGAAATTCATCCCCTTGGTATTGGCGGTAAAGAAGACCCGGTACGTTTGGTATTTAACGCTGGCGCAGGAAATGCTTTGAATGCATCGGTTGTGGATATGGGTAATAGATTTAGGATGCTGGTCAATAAAGTGGAAGCTATAGAAATAGAAGAAAATATGCCTAACCTTCCCGTGGCAAGAGTTTTATGGGAGGCAAAACCCGATCTTCAAACGGCTGCTGCAGCTTGGATTTATGGTGGAGGAGCACATCATACCTGTTACAGTCAGAATATCTCCGCAGAATCATTGGAGGATTTTGCAGAAATCATGGATTTGGAATTTCTGCTGATTGATGAAAAAACTGACCTGTACCGCTTTAAACAAGAACTGCGTTGGAACGATGCGGCTTATGGTTTAAAAGGTATTTAA
- a CDS encoding sodium:solute symporter → MKGLDTLDWVVIALYFIVLLGVAWWVIKQKQKNTEDYFLAGRNIGWFMVGASIFASNIGSEHVVGLAGNGAGDKMPLLIYELHAWLVLMLGWVFLPFYARSGVFTMPEFLEKRFDARSRWVLSIVSLIAYILTKVSVTIYAGGVVVSALLGIPFWIGAVATVVLTGLYTVLGGMRAVVYTETIQAIVLVFGAGILTYLGLDAVGGWGELKATVGPDYFNMWRPNSDPDYPWLPLFITSTVVGIWYWCTDQVIVQRVLTAKNIKEGRRGSIFGALLKLMPVFLFLIPGVVALGLKMQGKLHWDSPDEAFPVLMSNLMPSGLRGLVAAGLLAALMSSLASVFNSCSTLFTLDIYKKLKPQKPEEELVKTGRIATFFVVGLGLLWIPIITTLSDGLYEYLQNVQAYISPPIAAVFLLGIFYKRINANGAIATLVGGFIIGFTKLTLEIVKSSLAQDSLMFKLADINWLVFGAYFFALCIAIAVVVSMFYPAPSQAQLAGLTFGSVSAEQKEEGKSSYNIWDIITSVIVLLIVVYIMISFSALSL, encoded by the coding sequence ATGAAAGGATTAGATACACTGGACTGGGTCGTTATTGCCCTATATTTTATTGTATTACTTGGTGTGGCCTGGTGGGTTATCAAGCAAAAACAAAAAAATACCGAAGATTATTTTTTAGCAGGGAGAAACATAGGCTGGTTTATGGTGGGTGCTTCTATTTTTGCATCCAATATTGGTTCTGAGCATGTTGTAGGTCTTGCCGGTAATGGTGCCGGTGATAAAATGCCTTTGCTAATTTACGAGCTTCATGCATGGTTAGTATTGATGTTGGGCTGGGTATTCTTGCCCTTTTATGCTCGAAGTGGTGTATTTACCATGCCCGAATTTCTTGAAAAACGCTTTGATGCCCGTTCCAGATGGGTCCTTTCCATAGTATCCTTAATAGCATATATCCTAACCAAAGTCTCCGTAACCATTTATGCCGGAGGTGTGGTCGTATCTGCTCTATTGGGCATTCCGTTTTGGATTGGAGCTGTGGCTACAGTTGTACTCACAGGATTGTATACGGTTCTAGGTGGAATGCGGGCTGTGGTGTACACGGAAACAATCCAAGCCATAGTTTTGGTTTTCGGTGCAGGAATTTTAACTTATTTAGGGCTTGATGCTGTTGGCGGATGGGGAGAATTGAAAGCAACCGTTGGTCCGGATTATTTTAACATGTGGCGACCCAACTCGGACCCTGATTATCCGTGGTTACCTTTGTTCATCACTAGTACGGTAGTGGGTATTTGGTACTGGTGTACGGATCAGGTTATCGTACAACGCGTACTAACTGCAAAAAATATTAAGGAAGGTAGAAGAGGAAGTATTTTTGGAGCCCTCTTAAAATTGATGCCGGTATTCTTGTTTCTCATTCCGGGTGTTGTTGCTTTAGGGTTGAAAATGCAAGGAAAATTGCATTGGGATAGCCCAGATGAAGCCTTTCCTGTTTTGATGAGTAATTTAATGCCTTCGGGATTACGAGGTTTGGTGGCCGCCGGTTTGCTGGCCGCATTAATGAGTTCTTTGGCTTCGGTCTTTAATTCATGCTCTACACTGTTCACTTTGGATATTTATAAAAAATTGAAACCTCAAAAACCGGAAGAAGAGTTGGTTAAAACAGGTCGTATCGCAACCTTTTTTGTGGTTGGACTAGGACTTTTATGGATTCCTATTATAACCACATTGTCCGATGGGCTATACGAGTACCTGCAGAATGTACAGGCCTATATCTCACCGCCCATAGCGGCTGTATTCTTACTAGGTATTTTTTATAAACGTATAAATGCCAATGGAGCAATAGCAACTTTGGTAGGTGGTTTTATCATTGGTTTTACAAAACTTACGCTAGAAATAGTAAAGTCTAGCTTGGCACAGGATAGTTTAATGTTCAAGCTCGCAGATATTAATTGGTTGGTTTTTGGCGCTTACTTTTTTGCGCTTTGTATTGCCATTGCAGTTGTAGTAAGTATGTTCTATCCGGCGCCATCGCAGGCTCAATTGGCAGGGTTGACTTTTGGGAGTGTATCTGCGGAGCAAAAGGAAGAAGGTAAATCGAGCTACAACATATGGGATATAATCACTTCGGTTATTGTACTTCTGATAGTGGTGTATATCATGATTTCTTTCAGTGCATTGAGTTTATAA
- a CDS encoding L-ribulose-5-phosphate 4-epimerase, whose translation MGKYKSLKEEAYEANMQLPELGLVLFTFGNASAVDRDKGVFAIKPSGVPYAKLKVDDIVICDFDAKIVEGKMRPSSDTKTHAVLYKEWDKIGGVVHTHSTYGTAWAQAIKDIPIFGTTHADHLIADIPCAPPMKDEYIEGDYEHMTGYQIIDCLKERGLDYNEIGMVLVGSHAPFTWGVTAAKAVYNSAVCEEVAKMAHLTLQINPNATPLKEALKKKHFERKHGKDAYYGQGC comes from the coding sequence ATGGGTAAATACAAATCACTAAAGGAAGAGGCCTACGAGGCCAATATGCAGTTGCCGGAACTGGGTCTAGTGTTGTTCACTTTTGGAAATGCAAGTGCTGTGGATAGGGATAAAGGTGTTTTTGCCATAAAGCCAAGTGGAGTGCCGTATGCCAAGTTGAAGGTTGACGATATCGTTATCTGCGATTTTGATGCGAAGATTGTTGAGGGTAAAATGAGACCTTCATCCGATACTAAAACCCATGCCGTTCTTTACAAGGAATGGGATAAAATAGGCGGAGTAGTACACACGCATTCAACTTATGGTACGGCATGGGCACAAGCTATAAAGGATATTCCTATCTTCGGGACCACTCATGCGGATCATTTAATTGCTGATATTCCCTGTGCTCCACCTATGAAAGATGAATATATTGAGGGCGATTATGAGCATATGACAGGATATCAGATTATAGATTGCCTAAAAGAAAGAGGGCTGGACTATAACGAAATTGGTATGGTACTCGTGGGTAGCCATGCTCCATTTACTTGGGGAGTTACTGCAGCAAAGGCTGTGTACAACAGTGCGGTCTGCGAAGAAGTTGCGAAAATGGCTCATTTAACGCTTCAGATAAATCCCAATGCTACTCCGTTAAAGGAAGCTTTGAAAAAGAAGCATTTTGAACGTAAGCATGGCAAAGATGCCTATTATGGGCAAGGGTGTTAG
- a CDS encoding ribulokinase has translation MKSQIAYSLGLDFGSDSVRALLVHTQTGEELSTAVHYYARWKKGEFCDPSENRFRQHPLDYIEGIESTIKSVVSEVGAEVAKQIVSIGVDTTGSTPVAVDAQGTPLALLEEFKENPNAMFVLWKDHTGIQEAKEINELCAQWDVDYSQYEGGIYSSEWFWSKILHVSRTDAAVHKAAYSWVEHCDWIPFLLTGGNDVHNMKRSRCAAGHKALWHESFGGLPSNDFLTTLDPLLDGLRNRLFTKTYTSDVSVGNLSAEWSERLGLPESTVVSVGAFDAHMGAVGAKTEPYFLTKIMGTSTCDILVAPMDGEEKLVKGICGQVDGSVIPQMLGLEAGQSAFGDIYAWYSRVLEWPIKELISKSDLIDEDTKQKLIAEALKNLIPELSNAASKEPIGASGELALDWMNGRRTPDANQNLKGVISGINLGSTSPKIFRALVEASCFGAKKIVDRFLSEGIPIKGVIALGGVAKKSPFIMQMMADVLKMPIKVVASEQACALGAAVFGAVAAKVYNNVPEAMDQMGSSFETIYEPNQVHAEAYTIVYDNYSRLCETMETHIMNQTKKNG, from the coding sequence ATGAAATCACAAATTGCCTATAGCTTAGGCTTGGATTTTGGTTCGGATTCCGTCCGGGCTCTTTTGGTCCATACACAAACGGGGGAAGAGCTGTCCACGGCGGTTCATTATTATGCACGTTGGAAAAAAGGGGAATTTTGTGATCCTTCCGAAAATCGGTTTAGACAACACCCGTTAGATTATATAGAGGGCATTGAATCTACAATCAAATCTGTAGTAAGTGAAGTTGGTGCTGAAGTGGCCAAGCAAATTGTTAGTATAGGTGTGGATACCACGGGGAGTACTCCGGTGGCGGTTGATGCGCAAGGAACTCCTTTGGCATTGTTGGAAGAGTTTAAAGAGAACCCTAACGCCATGTTTGTTCTGTGGAAAGACCATACGGGTATTCAAGAGGCCAAAGAAATAAATGAGTTGTGTGCCCAATGGGATGTTGATTATTCGCAATACGAAGGTGGAATTTATTCTTCTGAGTGGTTTTGGAGTAAAATATTACACGTGTCAAGAACGGATGCGGCGGTTCACAAAGCGGCCTATTCTTGGGTAGAGCATTGTGATTGGATTCCTTTTTTATTGACAGGTGGTAACGATGTGCATAATATGAAGCGAAGCCGATGTGCTGCTGGACATAAGGCGCTTTGGCATGAAAGCTTTGGTGGTTTGCCTTCCAATGATTTTTTGACAACTTTGGACCCGCTTTTAGACGGACTACGAAATCGACTTTTTACAAAAACATATACTTCCGATGTTTCGGTGGGGAATTTAAGTGCAGAATGGTCTGAGCGATTGGGGCTTCCTGAATCTACAGTAGTTTCCGTGGGTGCTTTTGATGCCCACATGGGTGCCGTTGGAGCAAAAACGGAACCGTATTTCCTAACCAAAATTATGGGTACCTCCACTTGTGATATTCTTGTCGCTCCAATGGACGGGGAAGAGAAACTGGTCAAAGGTATATGCGGACAAGTAGATGGTTCCGTTATTCCACAAATGCTGGGGCTGGAAGCAGGGCAGTCGGCTTTTGGCGATATCTATGCATGGTACAGTCGAGTTTTGGAGTGGCCTATAAAAGAACTGATTTCAAAATCGGACCTCATTGATGAGGATACGAAACAAAAGCTGATTGCCGAAGCATTGAAAAACTTAATTCCGGAACTTAGTAATGCCGCAAGCAAGGAACCGATTGGTGCTTCGGGTGAGTTGGCGTTGGATTGGATGAACGGACGGCGGACTCCGGATGCCAATCAGAATTTAAAAGGCGTTATTTCCGGTATAAACCTAGGGAGTACATCGCCTAAAATATTCAGGGCATTGGTAGAAGCTTCTTGTTTTGGCGCGAAGAAAATCGTGGACCGTTTTTTATCAGAAGGAATACCAATAAAAGGAGTCATTGCTTTGGGTGGAGTGGCTAAAAAATCGCCGTTTATAATGCAAATGATGGCCGATGTGCTGAAAATGCCCATAAAAGTGGTGGCATCTGAACAGGCTTGCGCTTTGGGGGCAGCTGTTTTTGGAGCCGTTGCAGCCAAGGTGTATAACAATGTTCCTGAAGCTATGGACCAAATGGGAAGTTCTTTTGAAACTATTTATGAGCCAAACCAAGTACATGCAGAAGCGTATACCATAGTTTATGACAATTATAGTCGGTTATGCGAAACGATGGAAACACATATCATGAACCAAACCAAAAAAAATGGGTAA
- a CDS encoding NUDIX hydrolase, giving the protein MDRTYKDIQQITLAVDCIIFGFNDNRLEVLLVHRGFEPEKDRWSLMGGFVGNHEDLDDAANRVLKDLSGLEDVYMEQVRTFGQAHRDPYERVVSTTYSALILKKKYNEELIEEFRAKWFPIDELPDLIFDHKEMVESAIRRLQRRVRTFPIVFNLLPEKFTLPQLQKLYEGIFQEEMDKRNFRKKLATMDFLIKLNEKDMSESKKGAFLYRFDEKKYNKTKNFTI; this is encoded by the coding sequence ATGGACAGAACATATAAGGATATACAGCAAATTACTCTTGCGGTAGATTGTATCATTTTCGGATTTAATGATAATAGGCTCGAAGTACTTTTGGTACATAGGGGCTTTGAGCCAGAAAAGGACAGATGGTCACTTATGGGCGGGTTTGTTGGTAATCATGAAGATTTAGATGACGCTGCAAATAGAGTGCTAAAAGACCTTTCGGGTTTGGAAGATGTATATATGGAGCAGGTCAGAACTTTCGGCCAGGCTCATCGTGACCCCTATGAACGCGTAGTATCTACTACGTACAGTGCTTTGATTCTTAAGAAAAAGTACAATGAAGAGTTAATTGAGGAATTCCGTGCTAAGTGGTTTCCTATAGATGAGCTTCCTGATTTAATCTTTGATCACAAAGAAATGGTAGAGTCTGCCATTCGGCGTCTGCAGAGAAGAGTACGTACGTTTCCAATCGTATTTAACTTGCTTCCTGAAAAATTCACTTTACCGCAATTGCAAAAGCTGTATGAGGGTATTTTTCAAGAGGAAATGGATAAAAGAAATTTCAGAAAGAAACTGGCTACAATGGATTTTTTAATAAAGTTGAACGAAAAGGATATGTCCGAGTCTAAAAAGGGAGCGTTTTTATATCGATTTGACGAAAAAAAGTATAACAAAACAAAAAACTTTACAATTTAG
- a CDS encoding NAD-dependent epimerase/dehydratase family protein, with amino-acid sequence MITERKKILVTGVAGFLGSNYLTKCLKEGHEVVGLDNLSMGMLENIQDNLNNKNFTFVKGDVLDTNLINNLDDDFDVIVHLAAFKIPRYGNAVDTLKINSKGSENMLELAKKLKCKFVLASTSDVYGMSPDIPFKEDGNCLIGDSKVPRWAYAVSKLFDEHLALAYMEDYDFPVVILRFFGSYGPNQNLSWWGGPQSVFIDCILNNKEIPIHGDGLQTRTFTFVEDTVAGIYAATMKPEANGEIFNIGANEEITILELANMLKRISDEPTTSEVKLIPYNEISAGRKYQDVMRRVPDNTKAERILGIKAQTSLEEGLRITFNWQKSVSLQKV; translated from the coding sequence ATGATTACAGAGAGAAAAAAAATTCTCGTCACCGGTGTTGCCGGTTTTTTAGGCTCTAACTATTTGACCAAATGTTTAAAAGAAGGGCATGAAGTTGTAGGCCTGGATAATTTATCCATGGGGATGCTCGAAAACATTCAGGACAACCTTAACAACAAAAACTTTACCTTCGTTAAAGGCGATGTTTTAGATACAAATCTAATTAACAACCTAGATGATGACTTTGATGTTATTGTGCACTTGGCCGCTTTTAAGATACCAAGATATGGTAACGCAGTAGATACATTAAAAATAAACTCCAAAGGAAGCGAAAACATGTTGGAGCTTGCTAAAAAACTCAAATGTAAATTTGTTTTAGCTTCTACTTCCGATGTCTATGGCATGAGCCCTGATATTCCTTTTAAGGAAGATGGGAATTGCCTTATTGGAGACTCAAAAGTACCACGTTGGGCTTATGCCGTTTCAAAACTTTTTGATGAACATTTAGCATTGGCTTACATGGAAGACTATGATTTTCCGGTTGTCATTTTAAGGTTCTTTGGATCGTACGGTCCCAACCAAAACCTATCTTGGTGGGGAGGCCCACAATCCGTTTTCATAGACTGTATTTTAAACAACAAGGAGATACCTATTCATGGAGATGGACTTCAGACACGGACCTTCACGTTCGTTGAAGACACCGTAGCCGGTATTTATGCCGCTACAATGAAGCCAGAAGCAAACGGTGAAATATTCAACATTGGTGCTAACGAAGAAATTACTATTCTTGAGCTCGCCAATATGCTAAAGAGAATATCTGACGAACCAACCACTTCCGAAGTAAAGTTGATTCCGTATAACGAAATATCAGCTGGCAGAAAATATCAAGATGTAATGAGACGTGTACCGGACAATACAAAAGCTGAGCGAATACTAGGTATAAAAGCCCAGACTTCCTTGGAAGAAGGTCTACGCATTACTTTTAATTGGCAGAAAAGTGTTTCTTTGCAAAAAGTATAG
- a CDS encoding NAD(P)/FAD-dependent oxidoreductase: MKIAIVGGGLMGLVLAQRITASTKATVKVIEQDALPGGLSTYHNYGDFTWDKYYHAITPTDTDLIDFLNEIGLGDQIQWRRSLTGFYENKKFHSVSSSFEFLLFPLLGPIDKMRLAYTILKGARTDDWKSLEKIHVTDWLIKLGGKKTYDKFWAPMLHAKLGENHKRVSAVFIWTYIKRLFKARSSAAKKEHMAYVNGGYKTIFDRLEENLTQAGSNMLLNSQVEHIAENAEGGINVTYNGNTEHFDKVVFTSPLNVMEKVTSPELYDISKSSKPIDYLGAICLILITKKPITPFYVLNIGDNDTPFTGVIGMSSLVDLEETANQHITYFPKYISHDGELWSKTDEEITATFLEGVKYLYPDFDEADIISSHVHRAFKVQPMQVLNYSEIVPKVKTPHPDFYVLNTSQFVSESVNNNSVVTHVDKFMKGFEKEIKSASEKNVVK, encoded by the coding sequence ATGAAAATAGCAATCGTTGGAGGAGGTTTAATGGGTCTTGTTTTAGCTCAAAGAATAACCGCCTCAACCAAAGCAACAGTTAAAGTAATAGAACAGGATGCTCTACCCGGCGGGCTCTCTACATATCACAATTACGGTGATTTTACATGGGACAAATATTACCATGCCATAACACCCACCGATACAGACCTTATTGACTTTCTAAACGAGATAGGCCTAGGAGACCAAATACAATGGCGCCGTTCACTTACAGGTTTTTATGAAAACAAAAAGTTCCACTCTGTAAGTAGTTCTTTTGAGTTTTTACTTTTCCCCCTTCTTGGCCCCATAGACAAAATGAGGTTAGCCTACACCATATTAAAGGGTGCTAGAACAGATGATTGGAAATCACTTGAAAAAATTCACGTTACAGATTGGCTAATCAAACTTGGTGGTAAAAAAACATACGATAAGTTTTGGGCTCCAATGTTACACGCCAAATTAGGGGAAAATCACAAAAGGGTTTCTGCCGTATTTATTTGGACCTATATCAAGCGCCTTTTCAAGGCACGTAGCTCGGCTGCCAAAAAAGAACATATGGCTTACGTTAACGGCGGTTACAAGACTATTTTTGACCGTCTTGAAGAAAATCTGACCCAAGCTGGCTCAAATATGTTACTGAATAGCCAAGTAGAACATATTGCAGAAAATGCTGAGGGAGGAATCAATGTTACCTATAACGGAAATACAGAACATTTTGATAAGGTGGTTTTCACCTCTCCGTTAAATGTGATGGAAAAAGTAACCTCACCCGAGCTCTATGATATTTCAAAAAGCAGCAAGCCTATTGATTATCTTGGCGCAATTTGTCTTATCCTAATTACAAAAAAGCCAATAACACCGTTTTACGTTCTGAATATAGGCGACAATGATACTCCCTTTACTGGCGTAATTGGCATGAGTTCTCTTGTAGATCTTGAAGAAACGGCCAACCAACACATTACGTATTTTCCAAAATACATTAGTCATGACGGTGAGCTTTGGTCAAAAACAGACGAAGAAATCACAGCTACTTTCTTAGAAGGTGTCAAATACCTTTACCCTGATTTTGATGAAGCCGATATAATTTCATCTCATGTGCATAGAGCGTTCAAAGTTCAACCTATGCAAGTACTTAATTATTCTGAAATTGTACCTAAAGTAAAAACACCTCATCCTGATTTTTACGTTTTGAACACTTCCCAATTTGTAAGTGAATCGGTTAACAATAACTCGGTAGTCACCCATGTGGACAAGTTCATGAAGGGTTTTGAAAAAGAAATTAAGTCCGCTTCAGAGAAAAACGTGGTCAAATAG